A stretch of DNA from Maridesulfovibrio sp.:
GAAGGAAGATTCCTCCAAGGATTATCGCTCCGGCCTGAGCCGCTCCGTTTCCTCCCAGCTGATAACCAAGCAGGAGTTTTTCAATCGAGTAGCCGTCGAGCGGGGTCGGGCCGAAATTTTTGAGCTGCCCGAGCGGGTAGGTAAGCTCGGAGGCGAGCATGGAGATGTTGAAATCCATCAAATCCGGCCAGGATACGGTAAGAATGGCCCAGCCGACCAGTGGCGCGCAAAGGGGGCTGCTTCCCAGACCTCCGAAAATCATGCGTCCGATGATGACGGACAGACCGCTTCCGGTGGCAACCATCCACCACGGAGCCGAAGGAGGCAGCAGCATTCCCAGCAGCAGGCCGCTCAATATGGTTGTGTAGTTGTCCGCTTCAATCTCGCGTTTCATCACGAAGAGGCTTGCGGTTTCGGTCAGGACAGCCACAGTGCAGGAAAGTGCCAGAACCCGGACGGACTGCATCTGATAGTGCCATACGGCAAAGGCAATTGCCGGAAGCAGGGCCAGAATAGTCTCCAGAGCCGAGTTTCTGATGGTCCGGCCGCAATGTACGTGTGAGGGGGCCGAAACAGTGAGTACAGGTGATCCGCTTATCGGTTTCATGCTTTTTCCCGCAGGTCTTCCAGTATCGGTTGTTGTGAAAGTTCCTTTTTGGCCAGCCTGATGTAGTGCAGAACCGGCCGCTGGGCCGTACACCAGTATGTGCACAGTCCGCATTCGAAGCAGGCTGCGATGTTGTATGAAAGAGTGTTCTCGAACAGTCCGAACTCCGCGTGCCGCGAGATCATGTTCGGCATCAGCCGCGCTGGGCATCTGATGACGCATTCCCCGCAGCCTACGCAGGGCGCATCCTTTATGGTCGGTTCCGGTCCGGACGGGATTACGCAGATACCTTGTGTTTCCGGCCCGATTCCGTGGTTTAGTGAATAGACCGCCTCGCCGGAGAGCGGACCGCCGAGGATGACCCGGTCGTTATCCGCAACTGAAAATCCGGCCATTTTGACCAGCAGCCCCACCGGAGTTCCCACCGGTGCCTGAAAAAGGGTGCTGCCGACTTTGACCATAATGTCGCTGACCGGCTGTCTGCCGTGCAGGGTCCGTCCGATGCGATATAGCTCGGCAGCGTTTATTACGGATACTTCGGGGGGCATTTCCTGTCCGGTCACGGCCTTGACCACCATGGCGTTCAGCCCGTTGGGGTAGACCGGGGCAATCTCGTGGGAACTGCATCCCTGCAGAGTCCAGTTCATGCCTGCAGGGAGTGCCAGTGCGCATGCCTTGGGGACTAGTGCTTTTTTGAGGAAGGCGAGCCCTTCAAGCATGATGTCGTTGAATTCTTCGATGAGGAAGCGGTGTCCGTCCAGCCCGGATTCCGCAGGCACGGCGTTTATGATCAGGGTGTTTTCCGGCTTGAACGGGCGGGTGTCTATTCCGCCATGGCGCAGGGATTCCAGCATGCTGCCGGTATTTAGCGTGGAAAAATCCAGCGGCTGCGCCGTGCGTTCACCGTCTTCCTGTATGCGGATGAAATCTTTTTTTACATCAATTACTTTCCCGGAAATTGACGAATGCAGCGAGGGGAGTTTGCCGGCCGGGTCTTCGGCCATAGTCTGTCCTTTGGACGTGCTGTCTCCGACTTTTACCAGCGGACGGTATCCGGTCACGCACAGGCATATTTCAAAGGATGATATGTCCTGTTCGCGGATGTTCACTATGGGGCCCCTGTCACAGGGGGTGAGTGAGAATAGATGATTCATGGCTGGGTCGTTCACCTTACTTTAAATGACATTTAGCGCAGTCGTCATCCATGTAGGGACCGCGTTTCAGTTCTTTGTGACAGTCCATGCACTGGTCGTGAAAAGCGCTTTCCCTGTTCAGCACGAGATCTTTACCCTTTTCCTGATGACACTGGGCGCATGGAGTATGGTCACCTGTGTAATCTTTCATGTTGCGCATCTTATGGCATGGCGTGCATCCTTTCAGGCCGTCCTTGAACATGTCGTCATGGCAGGTGATGCAGCGGTCATGGGCTGCGTTGCGTACGCTTGGAACGTCTTTTGTCCCGGCATTGGTGTGGCAGTTGCCGCATTTCTGGGGTTTTTGCTCTATGTCTGTCGGGTGATGGCAGGCAAGGCAATCGTCTTCGGCATATTCCTTGTGTGCCTCGTGATCGAAGCTGAGTCTGCCCAGTTCTGCATGGTGGCATTTTACGCAGTAGCTGTTGTCCGGAAAGGAGTTGATGTGTTCGCGAACGTAATCGCGGTCAAAAGTCTGGGGATGGCAGGAGCCGCAGGGCAGTGGAGGCTGGGATTCTCCCTGCTGTTCGTGGTGGCATTTGCTGCAGGGAATATCGTAGTCGCGGTGATGGCTCAGGTGGGCGAAAATAACTTTTCCACCGCTGTTGCGGAAAAGTATGCGTACCGGTATTTTCTGTTTCTCTTCCGGTATCACATATCCGGCAACAGCCAGTCCCATCAGAATTGCGACAATTATGGTGACGGGGATAAATTTTCTGTTCACCGGCTCTCCTTATTTTATAAAGAATCTTAGCTGTATATTCTATATTTAACTGTTGAAAATTTGTCCAGCACAAACTTTTACATGTGCAAAAAGGTACATGAACATATTCCGGTACGTAAAAACAGATTGTAAAGGGTGTTTGTGTTCGTTTTCGAAACAATATGGTGGTTAGTATATGGGTGCTTTTCGTTTTTGAACGAGTGTTGTGTTGTTTTTGAGTTATATGATTTGCCCAATTCCCAGTCGTGTATTTTTGTTGGTTTGTCTTCTGTTCATTGTTGTGTTTCAAATTGATTACAACTGTATTTCTATTACGCAGGAGGTGTTCTGCCGGGTATATCGTGCGATTTACCGGGTTGCTCCTGAAAAAGTCGGGAAGGGGAGTGTGTCTGGTTTTCGTAAATGTTTTAAATCTGTGACATAGTGGACACATTCAACTGGTATTTACGCATGCAGGAACTGGAGAGTCCTTTTCCGGGGCCGGTAATAACATCAATAAAATATCAGGAGAACGTGATGAGAGTTTCCATCAGGAAAATGCTGCTGCTTCTGGTCTGTGCGCTGCTCGTTTCAGCAGTTTCAGCTCAGGCTAAAGAGAAGAAGGTTCGTGTCTACAAGGGAAAACCAGCCAAGTATATTTTTCTGTTCATCGGTGACGGAATGGCCATGCCTCAGAAGTCTGCCACCGAAGCCTACATCGGCAAGGAACTGGTCATGAATACTTTCCCCGCACAGGGCATGACCACCACTTACGCTGCCGACAGATTCATTACCGGGTCTGCCGCTTCCGCTACCGCCATTGCCAGCGGACAGAAGACCAATATCGGAATGCTCGGTATGTCTCCCAGCCAGAAGCAGGTTAAATCCGTGGCTGAAATAGCCAGGTCGCAGGGTAAGAAGGTCGGCATTGTTTCGAGTGTGTCCATCGACCACGCAACCCCGGCCGCTTTCTACTCCCATGTTCCCACTCGCGGGCAGTATTATGACATTGACGTTGCCATCTCCGAGAGCGGATTCGATTTCTTCGGCGGCGGAGGCCTCAAGGACCCGAACAACAAAAAGAAAAACAGCAGCAACTATAAAGGCAATGCTCTCGATCTGATCAAAAATGCAGGCTACAAGGTTGTTACTGAGAAAGACACTTTCAACGCCCTCAAGCCCGGTGACGGAAAAGTTATTGCCTGGAACGCATGGCTTCAGGACGGACAGGCACTGCCTTACACCATGGACAAGAGTCCCTCTGACATTTCGCTGCCTGAGTTTACCGGAAAGGCCATTGAAATGCTGGATAACCCCAATGGATTTTTCCTCATGGTCGAAGGCGGAAAGATTGACTGGGCCTGCCATGCAAACGATGCTGCCGCTTTTATCCACAACACTGTTGATTTTGATGATTCCATTGCCAAGGCTGTTGAATTCGCCAAGAAACATCCCTCGGAAACTCTTATCGTAGTAACCGGGGACCACGAATGCGGCGGACTTACTCTCGGCTTTGCCGGAACCAAGTATTCCTCCCACTATGACTCCCTCAAGAATCAGGATGTTTCTTTTCAGAAGTTCACGGATGAAATCATTCCCCTCTGGAGAAAAGAGAATGCCGGAAAAGCCAGCTTCGAAGATTTCGAACCCACAATCACCCACTTCTTCGGAATTGAATTTGACGGTGATCCCAAGAAGAACCCCATGGTCGTAAAAGACTATCAGCTCAAAATGCTGAAGGATGCTTACGAACGCACCATGAAGGGGGAAACTAAATTCAAGAATGCAGGTCTGAACAACCTTTATGGCGGTTATGATCCCCTGACCGTAACCATCACCCATGTTCTGGACAACAACGCCGGTCTCGGCTGGACCTCTTTCAAGCACACCGGTGTTCCTGTAGCCACTTCCGCCATGGGCGTAGGCGCTTCTTCCTTTAACGGATACTACGATAATATTGATATCGCTTACAAAATAATGTCAGTAATGGGCGTTACCCCTCAGATTTATTCCTTTAACGGAAAAGTTCGGGTTGCGGCCAACTAGGCTGTTATTTGAAATTGCAGTTACAAGGCAGGGCTCTATCCGGGCTCTGCCTTTTTCATCTCCGCCTGCGCGCAGATTTTGAATTGAATTACGAGAGATATGATTATGCCGGGATTTTTCAAAAACAGAGAGTTTGTTCTGGTTGTTGTTTTTGCTGTGCTGACTGCAGTTCTTTTTTTTATTCCCTCTGATTTCGATAGACGGGTCGATGACAATGCAGTCCGTTGCAAGGCCGAGGTTACAGCCGTGGACAATTCCGAGATTCACCAGTTCGGAATCGTCAAGACGGGGCTGCAACTGGTTACCATGAAGATGCTGGACGGGCAGTTTGCAGGTAAGGAATTCAAGGGAACCAACGAACTCCTGGGCCAGATGGATAAGGACAAAATTTTTTCCATCGGAGACAAGGCTCTGGCCGTCCTTACCCTTAATGCAGACGGCAAGGTGATATTCGTCAATCCGCAGGATCACTACCGGATCGGACTGGAAGTACTCCTGCTTGGACTGTTTACAGTTCTACTGCTGATTTTCGGCGGCTGGACCGGGGCCAAGGCCATGTTCTCGTTCCTTTTCACCGCTCTTGTGCTCTGGAAACTGCTCCTGCCCGGATTGCTGAACGGTGTTGATCCCGTATGGATGACCATGGCAATTGTGACCGTGCTGTGTGCCGTGATCATTTTTATGGTCGCAGGACTCAACCGCAAAGGGCTTGTGGCCTTTCTCGGTTCTTTCATGGGAGTTTTCACAAGCTGCCTGCTGGCGATTTATTTTACCGGCAGACTGCATCTGCACGGGGCGGTTATGCCGTTTGCCGAAACCCTCCTTTATTCCGGCTTCGCTCATCTTGATTTAACTAAAATTTATATTGCCGCGGTATTTCTGGCCTGTTCCGGGGCGGTAATGGACCTTGCCATGGATGTTTCCGCCTGTATGGACGAGGTGGTCATGGCCAACCCGGATATCTCCCGCATGGGAATACTTGCTTCCGGTCTGCGGGTGGGCAGGGCGGTGGTGGGCACCATGACAACAACGCTGCTTCTGGCCTATTCCGGCGGATTCATTACTCTGCTTATGGCTTTCATGGCTCAGGGTGTTCCGTTGGTGAACACGTTCAACTTTGTCTATGTCTCCGCCGAGGTCCTCAAGACTCTGGTGGGCAGCTTCGGTCTGGTTACCGTGGCGCCTTTTACCGCTGTAGCAGGAGCAGTCATTTATATGCACAGGAAGTCCTAGATTTCGCGCACTCTGATATCACAACCCCGGACAGGCTTGTGGTTTATGCTGTTGCTGTGATATTTTCGTTTTAAATTCAGTATGGTTCAATGTATTTAAAGGAAAATGTCATTATGAAACAGCGGTCGGCTGCGATTCTTTTAATGGTTCTGTTTTTGTGTTGTTCCGGATGTGTTGCCGGGAAAAGCAAATATTCCGTTGCTGCCGGTGGAATTATCTCCATGCCTCAGGCCCGAAGCAGCCTTATCTCTTATCACGAGAGCGGGCAGTATTTTAAGGATGTGGAGATCAAAGCCGCGTCCGTGGCCGAAGCGTTGGAAAAGGCTCTGGCGGCCAGAGTAAAATACCCCGCTGTGATAATGTCGGTTGAGGACGTGCTTCTTTCCACGTATCCGGCAAGAAAGGAACAGGGCTTTTCAGTAAACAAGGAAGCCCGCAAGGCTCTTGAATCCCATATAATTCTGAGCGTTCTGCCTCCGGTCAGGGCATCCCTGCCGTTGTTCAGTTATCTGGCGGCCAAGAATATTCCCGTGTTTCTTGTTTCCAATCGTGCCGAGGATATGCGTATTTCGGTAATGGAAAATCTTTCCAAGGTCGGGTTTTCCGGTTGGCGCGGGTTGTATATGCTGCCTGCAAGATATCCTGAGAACAAAAATTTCAGCGAGGAAGTCCGTAAAGGGCTGGTGAAGAGCGGATTCAATATCGTGGCCACAGTAGGTGCTGTTGAAGAAGATGTAGAAGGAGAGGCCGCCGGTAAAGCGGTTCTGTACCCTAATTACATGTATGAGAAGCGCTGATTATACGGTGTGCTGATTTTTGGATGAGTCGATTTTTGTTTTCGGTGGGAATAAAAATGCCTCCGGCATTCTTCCTAATGGATGCCGGAGGCTTAATAATAAGGTAAATGTGATGTGTTAGCCAGATTGCGTTGCTGGATCAGGCCTTTCTGACAAATTTTGCAGCGCTGAGTCCGGCCACGCAGCCTTCGCCTACTGCTTTTGCCATCTGCAGCGGTGGTCCGCAGATGTCTCCGGCAGCGAATATTCCGGGTACGTTGGTGCGCTGCTGCTTGTCGGTTTCAATGAATTTCATGGAATCATCAAGCTTGATTCCCAGTTCAGATGCCAGGGACATTACACCCTTTGCTCCCAACTCGATGAATACTCCTGTGACGGCAAGTTTCTCTTCATTGTCCAGTACAAGTCCATCGACTCCGGTTGTTCCGGTAATCTCTGTTACCTCAACGCCTTCGTGTATGATGATGTTGTTTGCCTTGAGTCGCTCCATCAGTTCCGGGGCAAAGCTGAATTTTTTTGCTATGAGATGTATTTTAGAGGCCAGGTGCAGCAGGTGTAATGCTCCTGCTGCGGCTGCGCTTTCGCCGCCCACAATGGCCACCTCTTCGTTTTTGAAGAAATTGCCGTCACATTCAATGCAGTAGCTGACCCCTTTTCCGAAGAGTTCCTTTTCTCCGGGAACACCCAGCTTGTTGCGGGTTGTCCCTGTGCAGATGACTATTGATTTTGTTCTGAATTCTTTGGTCTCTGTGTCTACTTTAAAGACATTACCGTCCGGTGACATGAGGTCGGGAGGGGTGATTTTCAGCACGTCTTCGTCAAAGAAGGTTGCTCCGAAATTTTCAGCCTGCTGCATGCCTGTTTTCAGAATCTGTTCCCCTGAAATTTCAAGGGTGCAGCAGAAGTTTTCAATGTGCGCCCACCATAGACTGCTTTTGTCGTTCTTTCCGAGAATCAGTACCTTGAGCCCTTTTCTGGCGGAGTGGATTGCAGCTTGCAGACCTGCCGGGCCTGTTCCGAGAATGATGATATCGAAGTTGGTTTCAGTCATTTTCAGCTTTCCGTTTAAAATGTTGGGTTTCAATATTACAGATAATAAATCCCATTATCGAAAAGGCAAGCGTTATCTGAACCAGTATCCCACAAACTCGGTCAAGAGTTAAGCTGTTCAATGATCATCTTGTAAAGAGCTGTAATTCTGCTATTTTCAGGTAATTTTTCAAACAGCCGGTCAACGCAGCCGGACTGAAGCATCTGCTGTCTGGACCACGGAAAGTTGAGGTCGAATGCCCAGCTGAGGACCAGCAGTCTGAAATCATTTACGCACTTCATGTCCAGATAGTTGGCCTGAGCTTTGTGCTCCAGCGAAGTCAGGATTGTGCCGCTTACCTGGCTGGGATTGTCTTCCAATCCCATGAGGGCAACGGTGCTCGCCGGTCCGATATTATCCATCTGGTGCAATAAAATTCTGATGATATCAATCTTGTCCGAGTCGCGGACAATTTCGGCTGCTGTGATAAATTTATCATTTGTAAGCTTGTCCGGGATATGCCTTCTGTTGTGGAGAGCAATAGCTGCCAGAACTGTTTTTCTTGCGTCCGGAGACATGAAGTCGAGAAGTTTTTCACGCAGAATGGTTCGCACTCCCAGAGTCCCGTGGTTGCAGGAATCGGCATCACGGAACGTGCCGTATTTTTCGTACTGGGGGAATCTGCCGGTGTCGTGGTACAGGGCTGCGACCTGAACTGTTTCTGCAAATTCGCCTTCCAGTGTCAGGGATTTGCATATCGCGCGGCTGTTTTCATAAACCTCAAACGAATGTTTGTATTTGAGTTCAAAGTTCCCGTCTTTTTCATACAGTCCGCGTTCAAGATACGGGGCTGTGTAACTTTTGAATATTTCAAGATATTGTTGCATGATCTTCAGGAGAGAATTCTTTTTTTCTTGTATTTATAGTCCAGTTCTGAAATTTCGCCGTTTTTCAGTTCCTCTTCAAGTTCCTGAAGGGCTTTTTCGCGCATTTCAGCTGCTTCCCGGTCAAGCTCGGGGTCTCTCAGTTTTCCATTGGGACCGAACAGGACTCTGAGAAATAACAGGATTGCTCCCAGAATTGCTGCCACAAAGAGCATTTTAAGGGCAGAGGCCCAGAAATCACCGTATCCCGGGCCAAAGGGCCAGTGATCCCAGTGCGGGTTGCTTTCATATCTGCCGAGTATGGACGATGCTATTGAAGAAACTGTTTCTATCATGAATTGATCCTGTTAAGGTTTTTGCGAATAAGTACCCCTCATTTTATGTCTCCGCAAGAAGTTCCGGGGTCGTTTTTTTGTCACCATGCTTGTCATACTTATGCGGCTGTGCTTTAATTTAATGATCGGTATATTATAGTAATGGAGCATTATATGAAGATTCTGATTGTCGAGGATGAGGTTGCCAGCAGAAAGTTTTTGAACCGCGTTATGGAAAGTTACGGCGATTGTGATTGTGCCGCAGACGGAAATGAGGCGATCGGCATGTTCAAGGAAGCTCTTGAATCCGGGAACGGTTACGACCTGATCTGCATGGACATTATGATGCCGGAAATGAACGGGATTGAAGCTCTTGAAGGAATCCGGGAGTTGGAGCGGGGGCACGGGGTGGAATTCCGCAAAGAAGTGCGCGTGATAATGACAACCGCACTGGATGATCCGGTCAACGTGGTGGACGCCTACTATCGAGGCGGTGCGTCAGTTTATCTTACAAAACCGGTTGATATTTCGGATATCCGCAATGCCATGATCGAGCTTGGATTTTTGAAAAAAAATTAAGAATAATATTCTGTTTGTCTGGACAGGGTCTGGTTCCGTAATTAGGTAATGTAGTGCGGCTTTGGCCGTACTTTTTTTACTTTAACTAATATGAGGTCCCAGATGAAACTACTCGGGTACATGGTTCTTCCCCTCACCCTGATCTGTCTGCTCGTCTTTACGGTTGGCAATGCAGACGCAAAAAGATTCGGTGGAGGGAGTTCCTTCGGCAGTAAGCCATCTTATTCCAATACTTACAGAAAACCCACGTATTCTCCGTCCTCCACCCAGCGGCAGGCTTCAGGTACCAATACAGGGCAGAGCGGCTTCGCCCGTCCCGGCATGGGGCTTTTCGGCGGACTGCTGGCCGGGACTTTTCTTGGTTCCATGTTTGGCGGTTACGGCGGAATGGGCGGTGGCGGAATATTCAATCTTCTGATTATAGGGTTGCTCGTTTATCTCGGCTTCAAGTTTTTCAGAAACCGCAGCCGTGGTTCCGATCAGATGTATCAGCAGGGTAATTACCAGCGTGGACCGGACCGTTCCGATAATAATAAGCAAAGTTATGATGCCGATCCTTTTGCCCGCCGTGAGAGTGCGGCCCGTAATGCATGGGATCATCTTTCTTCCACCCCTACGGCGCAAAAATCTTCGGGTTCGGATGCTTCCGGTGGACCGTCTGTAAATATTCCGGCCGGTTTTGACCAGGAAGAGTTTCTTGAAGGAGCCAAGGCCGTTTACACAAGATTGCAGAAGTCATGGGATAACAGGGATATGGATGACATAGCCCAATTTGCCACTCCTGATGTTGTTGCGGAAATCCGTAAGCAGGCGCAGGAAGATCCAGGCCCTTCCCAGACCGATGTAATGATGGTCAACGCACGAGTTCTGGAAGTAAGGGACGAGTGCGGCAGAACAGCCGCAACAGTGTTTTACGACGTTCTTCTGCGTGAGGATCCTTCTTCCAGCCAGCCGTCACAGGTTCGTGAAGTCTGGCATTTTGTTAAGGATCCCGGTAAGGATGCAATGTGGAAGCTTGACGGAATTCAGCAACTGGAAAATTAGTTTCAGGTAATATCTGAAAGTCTTCAGGGCGCCGTTTTTTATGAAGACGGCGCCCTGTTTTATTATTATATTAGGGAGTTGATAATTGACTTGCAATTTAAGTATTGTTTATTTGGATAGGTGTTTCCTGTACTTATTCAAAAAATTGTAGGTTTTCAGTGGAGTGTGTATGACGGATAGAATAGTTGAAACAATAGATGCTGACCTCGAGGTATTGATCCCGTCATTTATGGGAAATACCATGACAGAAATAGTCGGGTTGGAAAATGCTCTGAAGTCTGCTGATTTCAATATGCTGGGCCTGCTCGGCCATAATATCAAAGGGTCGGCCCTTAATTACGGCTTTGCGGTTTTGGCGGAGATAGGGCGTGGCATAGAGCTTGCCGCAGGGGTGGAAGATCTTGCACGTATTGAAGCATTAATTGCAGATCTGAAGGATTATATCGGGCGTGTGGAAGTAAGGTTCAAATAGAATCTGGAGACTACCAGAGAAATCTTTCCAGCTCCAATCTGAAAGTCTTCGGGTGGATACATTCAACTATTTCCAGTCTTTTTTCTGACGGTTTTGCCAGGTTCACGAATTCCGGGGTGATTGCTTTGAGGTGACTGCTGAATACTATTTTTACCTTGGGAAGCAAGGGCGCCTGGGGGGTATTTTCCACTACCACAGCGTAGCGTCCATCTGAAAGCCTGACAAAACAACCTGCCGGATAAATTCCTATACATTTTATGAAATTTTCCAGATAGCGCGGATGAAACGCCGTATTTGCCATGTTGTAGAGATGTTTGATCGCCGCATTCGGCGTGAGAGCCTCTCTATAGGGGCGGTCAGTTGTCATGGCGTCATATGAGTCGCAAATGGTTATTATGCGGGCGTATTGTGAAATATCGTTGCTTGAAAGTCCGCCGGGATACCCTGACCCGTCATATTTTTCATGATGCTGTAAAACCGCGCTGATTATTTTATCAGAAATTCCCGGTTGCGTGGACAGGTAGTCATATCCGCATTTGGGGTGGCTCTTTATCTGTGCGAATTCTGTAGCATTTAATTTTCCGTTTTTCTGAAACAGTTCCTGCCTGATCCATATCTGGCCGACATTCATGAGCAATGCGGCAATGGAAAGTTCTTTTGTTGTTTCTCTGGATAGCCCGAGGTGGCGGCCAAGTATGGCGCTCAGGATTGCTGTGTTCAGGCTGTGAGTCAGGATATACCGGTCTGTCTGTGCCAGCACGGTCAGGCTGGCAGCTGAACTGCTGTTACGTTCTATGGAGTCCAGCAGCGGATCCACATCCTTGGCATAGATGTCTATTTCAAGCGGAGCCTTGCGTTGAATCGTATCATACATCTTCTGTATGCTTTTCAAGGCATTTCTGTACGCTTCGCGCGCGAATAGAATTTCTTCGGAATGAGATGTATGCGGGAAGCTGTCCCTGCGTTTTGTCTTTTCTGAATCGATAAGAACTTCATGTATGTGCAACCTTGCTATTGTTGCGAGGTCCTCTTTTGACGAAATGAAGTTGTTTGCGAGTTCTTGTGGCAGGCTCGGTGATCCAATGGCGGAACAGACTATGTACATTCCTTCTTGCAGATTCGCGGTTTTTATTTTTTCCAGCATTTTTTTCCCGAAGCAGCCTGTTATGCGGTGTGTATAGAGTTTAAGAGTATCATTTAGAAAAATACACAATTCCTGATGTTTTGGGCAAGTGAAAAGTGCGTATGCCACGCTACGCGGCTGTGGGATGTTACTCCGTCACTATACGCACTCAAATCTTTTTCGCAAGGCGACTCACTTCGCATATTTTATGAAATTTGTATCTTATTTTTATTTACCCTCCGTTTGCGTTCTTCCTCTCTGGTTAGAATTTAATCACGTATGTTTATTTGTCCACCTGTCTGAGCGCTGTCCGCATGAGTTTTTAAGTATAATGACCAATTGACTAATTGAGCAATGAACAACTTTGGGTTAAATAATGCTTGATTTAATGGATTGCATCGTATAATTTATTGATCAGTTGTTTAATTACTAACAAGTGTGCAGGTGTTATGTCCGGTCAGTATTTGAGTCTGAGGGAGGTTGGCAGGAGGTTGGGTATACCTCCTTCTACTGTGGTATATTATAAAGATAAATATGCTAAGTATTTGCCTTCTTCTGGCGGTAAAGGACGCAGGCAGAGGTATTCTGTGGAAGCATTGGAAGTATTCAGGAGGATACGTGAAATGTATGGTATGAACTGGTCAACTGATCAAATTGAAAATGAATTAAGTATTAAATTTGGTATGTTAATTAATTCAATCAATAGTGATCAACAATTGATTAATGATGCCGGGTTGGAGCCTTCTTCGGATATGCAGACGGTAATCAACGGTCTTTCCAACGTCCTTGGCAAGGTGTCCGACCTGTTATCCAATCAGGCTCTTTTTCAGGCGGAAATCCGTGATCTTCGTGATGAACTGGCTTCTTTGCGTAGTGAAAAGCGTAAATTGGCTGCGGATACAAACGAGCGTATTATGGATATGGCGATGGAAATCGGCCGTCTTAAGCGTGACCGGGCCGAGTTGTTCAGAATTGTGCGCAATAAGGAAACCGGGCTGGGGACTGAAGAATCCGCCTTTCCTTCTGCCGGCTATCTTGAACGTCCTCTCGTTATAATGAATGCCGAAGGGGAATATCTCGGCGTATCCGGCAAGAACAGGAAGCATTTTTCTCTGGAGGATTTTGTTGTACTTCTTGAAAACAGTGTTAATTCTCATCGCAGTGTCGATTTGAGGTGGAAGGGTGATAGCGGCCGG
This window harbors:
- a CDS encoding Hpt domain-containing protein, producing the protein MTDRIVETIDADLEVLIPSFMGNTMTEIVGLENALKSADFNMLGLLGHNIKGSALNYGFAVLAEIGRGIELAAGVEDLARIEALIADLKDYIGRVEVRFK
- a CDS encoding HD domain-containing protein, which codes for MQQYLEIFKSYTAPYLERGLYEKDGNFELKYKHSFEVYENSRAICKSLTLEGEFAETVQVAALYHDTGRFPQYEKYGTFRDADSCNHGTLGVRTILREKLLDFMSPDARKTVLAAIALHNRRHIPDKLTNDKFITAAEIVRDSDKIDIIRILLHQMDNIGPASTVALMGLEDNPSQVSGTILTSLEHKAQANYLDMKCVNDFRLLVLSWAFDLNFPWSRQQMLQSGCVDRLFEKLPENSRITALYKMIIEQLNS
- a CDS encoding response regulator, producing the protein MKILIVEDEVASRKFLNRVMESYGDCDCAADGNEAIGMFKEALESGNGYDLICMDIMMPEMNGIEALEGIRELERGHGVEFRKEVRVIMTTALDDPVNVVDAYYRGGASVYLTKPVDISDIRNAMIELGFLKKN
- a CDS encoding SHOCT domain-containing protein encodes the protein MIETVSSIASSILGRYESNPHWDHWPFGPGYGDFWASALKMLFVAAILGAILLFLRVLFGPNGKLRDPELDREAAEMREKALQELEEELKNGEISELDYKYKKKRILS
- a CDS encoding MerR family transcriptional regulator, with translation MSGQYLSLREVGRRLGIPPSTVVYYKDKYAKYLPSSGGKGRRQRYSVEALEVFRRIREMYGMNWSTDQIENELSIKFGMLINSINSDQQLINDAGLEPSSDMQTVINGLSNVLGKVSDLLSNQALFQAEIRDLRDELASLRSEKRKLAADTNERIMDMAMEIGRLKRDRAELFRIVRNKETGLGTEESAFPSAGYLERPLVIMNAEGEYLGVSGKNRKHFSLEDFVVLLENSVNSHRSVDLRWKGDSGRWVLVISASEEDPSVKKEIVLVTEENITPSKNTVVRIISMNINDKAVPDALLFSLFRQIRDSFDR
- a CDS encoding TIM44-like domain-containing protein; its protein translation is MKLLGYMVLPLTLICLLVFTVGNADAKRFGGGSSFGSKPSYSNTYRKPTYSPSSTQRQASGTNTGQSGFARPGMGLFGGLLAGTFLGSMFGGYGGMGGGGIFNLLIIGLLVYLGFKFFRNRSRGSDQMYQQGNYQRGPDRSDNNKQSYDADPFARRESAARNAWDHLSSTPTAQKSSGSDASGGPSVNIPAGFDQEEFLEGAKAVYTRLQKSWDNRDMDDIAQFATPDVVAEIRKQAQEDPGPSQTDVMMVNARVLEVRDECGRTAATVFYDVLLREDPSSSQPSQVREVWHFVKDPGKDAMWKLDGIQQLEN
- a CDS encoding HD-GYP domain-containing protein, whose product is MLEKIKTANLQEGMYIVCSAIGSPSLPQELANNFISSKEDLATIARLHIHEVLIDSEKTKRRDSFPHTSHSEEILFAREAYRNALKSIQKMYDTIQRKAPLEIDIYAKDVDPLLDSIERNSSSAASLTVLAQTDRYILTHSLNTAILSAILGRHLGLSRETTKELSIAALLMNVGQIWIRQELFQKNGKLNATEFAQIKSHPKCGYDYLSTQPGISDKIISAVLQHHEKYDGSGYPGGLSSNDISQYARIITICDSYDAMTTDRPYREALTPNAAIKHLYNMANTAFHPRYLENFIKCIGIYPAGCFVRLSDGRYAVVVENTPQAPLLPKVKIVFSSHLKAITPEFVNLAKPSEKRLEIVECIHPKTFRLELERFLW